One region of Strongyloides ratti genome assembly S_ratti_ED321, chromosome : X genomic DNA includes:
- a CDS encoding Rab-GTPase-TBC domain and Pleckstrin homology domain and Pleckstrin homology-like domain-containing protein, whose amino-acid sequence MSNQNDETSPSKIETKYIRFSGYLYKVNGIFYNTKKKYWFVSSNEHPFLFWYLSDTDMIPQGKFPLINSKINTSSRNNKVFEIHNEKNILTLEAETTNEKNEWINHLINNKNIGIKSMFEDELSKTPPSKFYRSSFEKYVKECDHKLCDEEGLTEGIEVENNCLTNEPQTLNEFQCKDVNELEIKLRNYMEVVTNMGEKILLLESQLDKAHKSEDELRKRNFNLEAAYYRLKREYDDVKKQIYEVVYEEANLDLNSSFFTENKDEHGIKQACNNLGFVVTNINRNNDNNSMNVAKCMAQKANVIETKLKVEQSKFYKDWITKWDDFMLMIPENTTKYEDEFKKLVRTSIPESYRSQLWLVMVNKCVGEKRKELGVKYYKNLLEKAKNDNIDLYSNMIDLMGEDNYTDPILRLIDSDLTRTLPSNKYFCSLNGEKIPELRRILYAYRYYNTDIGYCQGLNRLAALGLLFLQEEDAFWFLVTCVNLQPKDYYNEKLFGVIIDQAVFTEIVSEKLPRLSHHLKSLDVDFQLYSLKWFMTVFIDSLSHELYLKIFDCFLNEGNKIIFRFSLALLKMCENDLLESKTFSAAHHILEGIRNRNIQFSDLANYAFSSLQSFSSKWINTKREFHLKKLEPSNRNDI is encoded by the exons ATGAGTAATCAAAATGATGAAACTTCACCCTCAAAAAtagaaacaaaatatattcgATTTAGTGGATATCTTTATAag gtaaatggtatattttataatacaaaaaagaaatattggTTTGTTTCATCAAATGAGCatccttttttattttggtACTTATCTGATACTGATATGATACCTCAAGGAAAATTTCCACTGATtaattctaaaattaatacatcatcgagaaataataaagtatttgAAATACATAAtgaaaagaatattttaacacTTGAAGCTGAGACaacaaatgaaaaaaatgaatggattaatcatttaatcaataacaaaaatattggTATAAAAAGTATGTTTGAAGATGAGTTATCTAAAACACCACCATCAAAATTTTATCGATCatcatttgaaaaatatgttaaagaATGTGATCATAAATTATGTGATGAGGAAGGGTTAACAGAGGGAATAGAAgttgaaaataattgtttaacaAATGAACCACAAACATTAAATGAATTTCAATGTAAAGATGTTAATGAATTAGAAATTAAATTACGAAATTATATGGAAGTTGTCACAAATATGggagaaaaaatattattattagaaagCCAATTGGATAAAGCGCATAAAAGTGAAGATGAATTAAGAAAACGTAATTTTAATCTTGAAGCTGCTTATTATCGTTTAAAAA GAGAGTATGATGATGTTAAGAAACAAATATATGAAGTTGTTTATGAAGAAGCAAATTTAGATTTAAATAGTTCATTTTTTACTGAAAATAAAGATGAACATGGCATTAAACAAGCATGCAATAATTTGGGTTTTGTTgttacaaatataaatagaaataatgaCAATAATTCAATGAATGTAGCTAAATGTATGGCACAAAAAGCTAATGTAATAGAAACAAAACTTAAAGTTGAAcaaagtaaattttataaagattGGATAACAAAATGGGATGATTTTATGTTAATGATACCTGAAAATACAACAAAATATGAagatgaatttaaaaaacttgtTAGAACATCAATTCCTGAATCATATAGATCACAATTATGGTTAGTTATGGTTAATAAATGTGTTggagaaaaaagaaaagaacttggagtaaaatattataaaaatttattagaaaaagctaaaaatgataatattgatttatattcaaatatGATAGATTTAATGGGTGAAGATAATTATACAGATCCTATATTAAGATTAATAGATTCAGATTTAACAAGAACACTCCCAtcaaacaaatatttttgtagtTTAAACGGTGAAAAGATTCCTGAATTAAGGAGAATTTTATATGCATATCGTTACTATAATACAGATATTGGGTATTGTCAAGGATTAAATAGGCTAGCAGCACTaggtttattatttttacaagaaGAAGATGCATTTTGGTTTTTAGTTACTTGTGTTAATTTACAACCaaaagattattataatgaaaaattatttggtGTTATAATTGATCAAGCTGTTTTTACAGAGATAGTCAGTGAAAAATTACCACGTTTATCAcatcatttaaaaagtttagatGTTGATTTTCAATTGTATTCTTTAAAATGGTTTATGACAGTTTTCATTGATTCACTATCACATGAgttatatcttaaaatatttgattgtTTTTTGAATGAAggtaacaaaattatatttcgTTTTTCTTTAGCACTACTTAAAATGTGCGAAAATGATCTTTTGGAGAGCAAAACATTCTCTGCTGCACATCATATTCTTGAAGGAATAAGAAATAGAAATATTCAATTTTCAGATTTGGCTaat tatgCATTCTCATCTTTACAAtctttttcttcaaaatGGATTAATACTAAAAGAGAATTTCATCTAAAGAAACTTGAACCATCTAATAGAAATGATATTTAA
- a CDS encoding Nematode cuticle collagen, N-terminal domain and Collagen triple helix repeat-containing protein, whose protein sequence is MTKNCIAKFAGFISIIVSIFAILLSIFYLPYLISRISNIQNILNTDIDEFRILEKQIWSDLMFVKEEPELVKQRQKRQAGPSCQCNTSRRCPPGPQGQPGDNGADGFPGRPGLPGESGPPGLNSMEQNKDDSGCRKCPPGPPGQPGYPGLPGPSGQPGPLGNPGLPGRPGPAGPQGPPGDHGETGKMGVGGEKGLPGQDGTRGGQGPRGEVGVKGEPGSKGYPGIDGLPGPPGASGEHGPPGEPGVTGAPGYSGQLGMSGPPGPPGDDAKYCHCPKGGRSG, encoded by the coding sequence ATGACCAAAAATTGTATTGCAAAATTTGCGGGGTTTATATCTATTATAGTATCTATATTTGCCATtctattatcaatattttatctCCCATATTTAATATCAAGAATATctaatattcaaaatattctCAATACTGATATTGATGAATTTCGTATTTTAGAAAAGCAAATATGGTCAGATTTAATGTTTGTAAAAGAGGAACCTGAATTAGTAAAACAACGGCAAAAAAGACAGGCTGGACCTTCTTGTCAATGTAATACATCAAGACGTTGTCCACCAGGACCACAAGGACAACCTGGTGACAATGGTGCAGATGGATTTCCAGGAAGACCAGGATTACCAGGTGAAAGTGGTCCTCCAGGACTTAATTCTATGGAACAAAATAAAGATGATTCTGGTTGTCGAAAATGTCCTCCAGGTCCACCAGGTCAACCAGGTTATCCTGGATTACCAGGCCCATCAGGACAACCAGGACCATTAGGAAATCCTGGACTTCCAGGAAGACCAGGACCTGCTGGTCCACAAGGACCACCTGGAGATCATGGAGAAACTGGTAAAATGGGTGTTGGTGGTGAAAAAGGTCTTCCAGGACAAGATGGAACTCGTGGTGGACAAGGTCCAAGAGGTGAAGTTGGTGTTAAAGGTGAACCTGGTTCAAAAGGATATCCTGGTATAGATGGACTTCCTGGACCACCTGGTGCATCAGGTGAACATGGTCCACCAGGAGAACCAGGAGTAACTGGTGCTCCAGGGTATTCTGGTCAACTTGGTATGAGTGGTCCTCCAGGTCCTCCTGGTGATGATGCAAAATATTGTCATTGCCCAAAAGGTGGTAGATCCGgataa
- a CDS encoding Calcium/calmodulin-dependent protein kinase type II subunit delta, producing MNNTCTKFSDNYEVKEELGKGAFSVVRRCIHKSTLMEYAAKIINTKRLSSRDFQKLEREARICRKLQHPNIVRLHDSIQEEAFHYLIFDLVTGGELFEDIVAREFYSEADASHCIQQILESIAYCHNNNVVHRDLKPENLLLASKAKGAAVKLADFGLAIEVQGDQEAWFGFAGTPGYLSPEVLKKDPYGKPVDIWACGVILYILLVGYPPFWDEDQHRLYAQIKAGAYDYPSPEWDTVTPEAKNLIDNMLTVNPKKRITADQALKVPWICNRDRVASLVHRQDTVDCLRKFNARRKLKAAISAVTVINRMSNVVRNALPMSSTDNNSSASLNNSQKTASSLSINTGLTSSLSSSLSPIAQDTSKNCLTEVSTPPSLSNDRNEIISNVINNDIPSTNIMYGNSSYCTNKAGEVGGIFVGEENENGQIFSSKSKDIPNSNISNLQENVKPTEKSLAEGAILTTMIATRNISRGNLLNKKEGGNTPSSTIKESSDSQATIDEQDSSDKALNGAAGPLKHENTVVRVDTNVAAAKASSGHPYTSIGSVIGAIQNTNIQNQPTTVGGNITNQSVLPRSGGHIMIPAPPPSNASVLKQEIVRVTQQLLDAITCKDFDAYSKLCDSSMTCFEPETLGNLIEGMDFHKFYFETNYGSGNNSASSTITSYRKQQIHTTLLNPNVHLMGEDGACIAYIRLTQYIDKNGDAHTRQAQETRVWQKKPNRGWVCVHVHRSGAYN from the exons ATGAACAATACGTGTACTAAATTTAGTGACAATTACGAAGTTAAAGAGGAACTTGGAAA agGTGCTTTTTCTGTTGTACGACGATGTATTCATAAGAGTACATTGATGGAGTATGCagcaaaaattataaatactaAACGTTTATCTTCAAGag ATTTTCAAAAACTTGAAAGAGAAGCTAGAATATGCCGTAAATTACAGCATCCCAATATTGTTCGCCTCCATGACAGTATTCAGGAAGAAGCTTTTCATtacttaatttttgattt agtAACTGGAGGAGAATTATTTGAGGATATTGTTGCTAGAGAATTTTATAGTGAAGCAGATGCGTCGCATTGTATTCAACAAATTCTAGAATCAATTGCATATTGTCATAACAATAATGTTGTTCATCGTGATTTAAAAcctgaaaatttattacttgCTTCAAAAGCAAAAGGTGCTGCCGTCAAATTAGCTGATTTTGGTTTGGCAATTGAAGTTCAAGGTGACCAAGAAGCTTGGTTTGGATTTGCAGGAACACCTGGTTATTTATCACCAGAAGTATTGAAAAAAGATCCATATGGTAAACCTGTTGATATATGGGCATGTggtgttattttatatattcttctTGTTGGTTATCCACCATTTTGGGATGAAGATCAACATAGATTGTATGCTCAAATTAAAGCTGGAGCATATGATTATCCCTCACCTGAATGGGATACTGTTACACCAGAagctaaaaatttaattgataacaTGTTAACAGTTAAtccaaaaaaaagaataacaGCTGATCAAGCACTTAAAGTTCCATGGATATGTAATCGTGATAGAGTTGCATCATTAGTTCATAGACAGGATACTGTTGACTGTTTGCGCAAATTTAATGCTCGTAGAAAATTAAAG GCAGCTATCTCTGCAGTTACTGTAATAAATCGTATGAGTAATGTGGTGAGAAATGCTCTACCAATGTCCTCTACTGATAACAATTCGAGTGCTTCATTGAATAATTCACAGAAGACGGCATCATCACTATCAATCAACACGGGTTTAACTTCTTCCTTATCTTCATCATTATCCCCAATAGCGCAAGACACTtctaaaaattgtttaacaGAAGTGTCAACACCCCCATCTTTGTCAAATGATCGCAATGAAATCATATCCaatgtaataaataatgatattccTTCCACAAATATAATGTATGGTAATTCATCATATTGTACAAACAAAGCAGGTGAAGTTGGGGGTATCTTTGTGGGagaagaaaatgaaaatggTCAGATATTTTCTTCTAAATCAAAAGATATACCAAACtctaatatttctaatttacAAGAAAATGTAAAGCCAACGGAAAAGTCCTTGGCCGAG GGAGCAATACTAACAACAATGATTGCAACAAGAAATATTTCTC gtggtaatcttttaaataaaaaagaaggaGGAAATACACCATCATCAACAATAAAAGAATCATCAGATTCGCAGGCAACCATAGATGAACAGGATTCTTCTGATAAAG CATTAAACGGTGCTGCCGGACCTTTAAAACACGAAAATACTGTTGTTCGTGTAGATACCAACGTAGCTGCTGCGAAAGCATCATCAGGTCACCCATATACCTCCATTGGATCGGTTATTGGTGCTATTCAAAATACTAACATTCAAAATCAGCCTACAACAGTTGGAGGCAATATCACCAATCAATCTGTTCTCCCAAGATCTGGTGGACACATTATGATACCAGCTCCTCCTCCATCTAACGCTTCAG ttttgaAGCAAGAAATAGTTCGAGTTACCCAACAACTTCTTGATGCTATTACATGTAAAGATTTTGATGCTTACTC aaaattatgTGATTCATCAATGACATGTTTTGAACCAGAAACACTGGGAAATCTTATTGAAGGAATGgattttcataaattttattttgaaactAATTATGGTTCCGGTAATAATTCTGCATCTTCAACAATTACATCCTATAGAAAGCAACAAATTCATACAACTTTACTTAATCCAAATGTTCACTTGATGGGCGAAGACGGTGCATGTATTGCTTATATAAGATTAACACAATATATTGATAA aaatggTGATGCTCATACAAGACAAGCTCAAGAAACAAGAGTTTGGCAAAAAAAACCTAATCGTGGTTGGGTTTGTGTACATGTTCATCGTAGTGGAgcatataattaa
- a CDS encoding MIP27169p, with protein sequence MSLNTSHTPDGKGVLIYNGEMILLYCKGVVIQFPGEKDDLLKKSVTGSMYLTSHRTIFISEGNSDKVKSLSMPFHCMNEVKIELPLFGANYLKGYATPQPGGNLHSDICWKITFNKGGCTDYGRALLKAADMARAFRPYDAPPPYQQPQGNVFAPPPEYYMAPNGNMCGFQAPRDVFPDVPPSGSVYIFEEPPPYSGIGETTTISQFPSDSNTNLNYRGPTPSAPPNYENVKNEAGPLPSKSKIE encoded by the exons ATGTCTCTTAATACATCACATACTCCTGATGGAAAAGgagttttaatatataatggtGAAAt gattttattatattgtaaagGTGTTGTTATCCAGTTTCCTGGTGAAAAAGATGATTTATTGAAGAAGAGTGTCACTGGAAGTATGTATTTGACTTCACATAGG acaatttttatttctgaAGGAAACTCTGACAAAGTAAAGTCTCTCTCTATGCCATTTCATTGTATGAATGAAGTTAAAATAGAGCTTCCCTTATTTGGAGCAAATTATTTGAAAGGTTATGCTACACCACAACCTGGTGGTAATTTACATAGTGATATTTGTTggaaaataacatttaataagGGTGGTTGTACCGACTATGGAAGAGCACTCTTAAAAGCTGCTGATATGGCAAGAGCTTTCAGACCATATGATGCTCCACCACCTTATCAACAACCACAAGGAAATGTTTTTGCTCCACCACCAGAATATTATATGGCACCAAATGGAAATATGTGTGGTTTCCAAGCTCCAAGAGATGTTTTTCCGGATGTACCACCAAGTGGAAGTGTCTATATTTTTGAAGAACCACCACCATATAGTGGTATTGGTGAAACAACAACTATTTCTCAATTTCCATCTGATAGTAATACAAACCTTAACTATAGAGGTCCAACTCCATCAGCTCCACCAAATtatgaaaatgttaaaaatgaagCAGGTCCTCTTCCATCCAAATCAAAGATTGAATGA